From the Carya illinoinensis cultivar Pawnee chromosome 4, C.illinoinensisPawnee_v1, whole genome shotgun sequence genome, one window contains:
- the LOC122306872 gene encoding G-type lectin S-receptor-like serine/threonine-protein kinase LECRK1, which translates to MASISFVFFLLLISFATGRAQAPKQSSNITTGFSLHPTIDPTSWLSPSGRFAFGFYPKNLNGFEVGIWLVEGDKRIVVWTAFRDDPPLTSTVNLNFTMEGRLLLINEQGWEKPIAGATAAAYASMLDSGNFVLYDKDSKIIWQSFERPTDTILGGQTLFNGGRLVSSLTESDHSMGRFHLEMQLDGNLVLYPANTGNTPGDAYWSTGTDFCGNSKCQLVLYLNNTGLLAILNGTSLMQGVTDGGSDNTSNTIYRATLDSDGNLRLYSHAYDDRGNFNVSNSVWEALSGQCEVKSFCGFNSYCTYDGGKPYCVCLPGTNNFSDRSIGCQRNFSEAGCRGGKEINAAFYSIETMENMRWEDHPYAVASMSEEECKRSCLEECNCGAALFDSQSKLCRKHSLPLISVSKSYASQGSTAFLKVGTRRDKIGNETVHTPKKPLVVVRKKTIVQILLMTFGLTVFSVVSLTISGLSIFKSRVLRYKRLLENGNVGPAEEITLRLFSYNELKRATNGFKEEIGKGSFGAVYKGALYKAKRLVAVKRLEKAVIEDGEREFRAEMRAIGRTHHRNLVRLLGYCAEGSKRLLVYEYMSNGSLADLLFRAPMRPNWNERVRIAQDVARGILYLHEECEAPIIHCDIKPHNILMDEFWTAKISDFGLAKFLMPDQTRTFTGVRGTRGYLAPEWQKNTPISVKADVYSYGIVLFEILCCRRNIELGISSDDEMILSDWIYQCFLAGELEKIVKWEEVDKTTLENMIKAGLWCIQDEPALRPSMKSVLLMLEGITDVSVPPCPTAS; encoded by the coding sequence ATGGCTTCCATATCCTTTGTTTTCTTCCTCTTACTTATTTCCTTCGCTACTGGAAGAGCTCAAGCGCCAAAGCAATCTAGTAATATTACGACAGGCTTTTCACTCCACCCCACAATAGATCCCACTTCCTGGCTTTCTCCATCTGGCCGCTTTGCCTTTGGTTTTTATCCGAAAAACTTGAATGGCTTTGAAGTTGGAATTTGGTTGGTTGAAGGAGACAAAAGAATAGTTGTATGGACGGCATTTCGTGATGATCCGCCGCTCACCTCGACTGTAAATCTGAACTTTACCATGGAGGGAAGGCTTCTTTTGATAAATGAGCAAGGATGGGAGAAACCCATTGCTGGTGCAACAGCCGCTGCGTATGCCTCCATGCTTGATTCTGGTAACTTCGTGCTCTATGACAAGGATTCCAAGATCATTTGGCAGAGTTTCGAACGTCCTACCGACACCATTTTAGGAGGTCAGACTTTATTCAATGGCGGGCGACTCGTATCCAGTTTAACAGAGTCTGACCATTCAATGGGACGGTTTCATCTCGAGATGCAGTTGGATGGAAACCTTGTTTTATACCCAGCAAACACAGGAAACACCCCTGGAGATGCTTACTGGAGCACAGGTACTGACTTTTGTGGCAATTCCAAGTGTCAACTAGTACTTTATCTCAATAATACAGGCCTTCTGGCTATCCTCAATGGCACAAGTTTAATGCAAGGCGTTACTGATGGGGGCAGCGACAACACTAGCAATACCATTTATCGAGCAACGCTTGATTCTGATGGAAATTTACGACTTTATTCTCACGCCTATGATGATAGAGGCAACTTCAATGTATCAAATTCTGTATGGGAAGCGTTGAGTGGTCAATGTGAAGTGAAATCTTTCTGTGGTTTTAACAGCTATTGCACATACGATGGCGGCAAACCATATTGTGTTTGCCTTCCTGGGACCAATAATTTCTCAGACAGATCTATTGGCTGCCAGAGAAACTTCTCGGAAGCAGGGTGTAGAGGTGGGAAAGAAATTAATGCAGCCTTTTATAGCATCGAAACCATGGAGAACATGCGGTGGGAAGATCATCCTTATGCTGTAGCATCAATGTCAGAGGAAGAATGCAAAAGATCTTGTTTGGAAGAATGCAACTGTGGGGCCGCACTGTTCGACAGCCAGAGTAAGCTTTGTAGGAAACACTCCCTTCCACTGATATCTGTAAGCAAATCATATGCAAGTCAGGggtccacggctttcttgaaggTTGGCACGAGAAGAGATAAGATCGGCAATGAAACTGTTCATACCCCAAAGAAGCCACTCGTTGTCGTGCGCAAAAAAACAATAGTGCAAATCCTTCTTATGACCTTTGGTTTAACTGTATTTTCAGTTGTTTCCCTTACAATCTCTGGCCTTTCCATTTTCAAAAGTCGAGTCTTAAGGTACAAAAGACTTTTAGAGAATGGAAACGTGGGTCCGGCTGAAGAAATAACTTTAAGATTGTTTTCATATAATGAGCTCAAAAGAGCAACGAATGGTTTCAAAGAAGAGATAGGCAAGGGTTCTTTTGGAGCAGTTTACAAAGGAGCGCTATACAAAGCTAAAAGACTTGTTGCAGTGAAGAGACTGGAGAAGGCGGTAATTGAAGATGGTGAGAGGGAATTCCGAGCAGAGATGCGAGCAATTGGGAGAACCCACCATAGGAACTTGGTTCGTTTATTGGGTTACTGTGCTGAGGGCTCTAAAAGGCTTCTAGTTTACGAATACATGAGCAATGGCTCCCTTGCAGATCTTCTATTTAGAGCTCCAATGCGTCCAAATTGGAATGAGAGAGTAAGAATTGCACAGGATGTTGCAAGAGGAATCCTCTATCTACATGAAGAGTGCGAGGCCCCAATTATTCACTGTGACATAAAGCCTCATAATATTTTGATGGATGAATTTTGGACTGCTAAAATCTCTGATTTCGggcttgcaaaatttctaaTGCCAGATCAAACCAGGACGTTCACAGGGGTAAGAGGAACAAGGGGGTACTTGGCACCAGAATGGCAAAAGAACACCCCAATATCAGTGAAGGCTGATGTTTACAGCTATGGAATAGTGCTTTTCGAAATTTTATGTTGCAGAAGGAACATTGAGCTTGGCATTTCAAGCGACGATGAGATGATTCTTTCTGATTGGATCTACCAATGCTTTCTTGCTGGAGAGTTAGAGAAGATTGTGAAGTGGGAAGAAGTAGATAAGACCACCTTGGAGAACATGATTAAGGCAGGACTATGGTGTATTCAAGATGAACCAGCTCTTCGTCCTTCTATGAAAAGTGTGCTCTTGATGTTAGAAGGGATTACCGATGTATCTGTTCCTCCATGTCCAACTGCATCCTAG
- the LOC122307061 gene encoding G-type lectin S-receptor-like serine/threonine-protein kinase LECRK3 produces the protein MASKLLILLFLHLLPLTKSQSPAPNITLGSTLYTNSTPNSWPSPSGHFAFGFYPSGNGFKLGIWLVGSPNNTVVWTSRRNETVISPGAALAFSADGRLLLHSTDGQVQPIAETTPQASVASMHDSGNFLLYDSSWTIIWASFNFPTDTLLVRQNLVVDQFLYSSISETDASIGNFKLLLQRDGNLVAYPIRSYTDAKYVYWSSFTANSGRNVTLNLNADSRFYLLNSTGRSIKNFTEGRYLADNTKVLYRATFDADGILRLYQHQMGTEGSLGFTILWTAIREENRCSVKGICGENSFCTIDGAKLSCLCPPGFDFVDPNQPNLGCKSNFTVMNDCFGKKGNANYMSPLPNTAWEVSEYDVLTQVNEETCSENCWMDCNCVVATFRDQICYKQKLPLRFGRRNISNPTKTLVKTRSFPSGLPPDTNVVPTKITNKLSKKHVIVGIVIITFSVLVSLFSGYLLFSHRICSYNVRTGQLNSSDVLIEEINLRSFTYDQLVQATDNFKEEIGRGASGKVYKGSLARNGGQEIAVKRLEKMVDETEVEFRNEMKIIGRTHHKNLVQLIGFCSEGSKRLLVYEFMKNGSLATLLFKSKKRPVWNERMRILIEIARGINYLHEECETRIIHCDIKPQNILMGESWSAKISDFGLSKLLKPDQTRTYTTARGTRGYVAPEWYKSNAPITVKADVYSFGVVLFEIICCRKNMELAVPDEEIVLMDWIYECYVGGELGKVVGEEVVDMAELEKTVKVGLWCVHTEAVQRPSMKSVITMLEGNVVTPVPPLKPCSMYVNV, from the coding sequence ATGGCATCAAAGCTTCTGATTCTCTTGTTTCTTCATCTCCTTCCTCtgacaaaatctcaatctcCAGCACCAAACATTACCCTTGGCTCCACCCTTTACACAAACTCCACTCCAAATTCCTGGCCTTCTCCTTCGGGGCATTTTGCGTTTGGGTTTTACCCTAGTGGTAATGGCTTTAAGCTTGGCATTTGGCTCGTAGGCAGCCCGAATAACACAGTTGTGTGGACGTCACGTCGAAATGAGACAGTGATATCACCTGGTGCGGCTCTCGCATTCTCTGCGGATGGTAGGCTCCTCCTCCATAGCACCGATGGACAAGTTCAACCAATTGCCGAAACAACTCCACAGGCTTCAGTTGCTTCGATGCATGATTCCGGTAACTTTCTTTTATATGACTCTAGTTGGACCATTATTTGGGCAAGCTTCAATTTCCCGACCGATACCCTTTTGGTTCGACAAAATCTAGTTGTAGACCAGTTTTTGTACTCCAGCATTTCCGAAACTGATGCTTCAATCGGAAACTTTAAGCTATTGTTGCAAAGAGACGGAAATCTCGTTGCTTATCCGATAAGAAGTTATACGGATGCAAAATATGTTTACTGGTCATCATTTACCGCAAATTCCGGCAGAAATGTGACATTGAATCTAAACGCCGACAGCCGCTTCTACCTTCTCAATTCCACCGGGCGTAGTATAAAGAACTTCACGGAAGGGCGATATCTTGCTGATAATACTAAAGTCTTGTATCGAGCAACGTTTGATGCGGACGGAATTCTGAGGCTTTATCAGCACCAAATGGGGACTGAAGGTAGCTTAGGCTTTACAATCTTATGGACGGCAATCAGGGAAGAGAATCGTTGCTCCGTCAAAGGGATTTGTGGGGAAAACAGCTTTTGTACAATCGATGGTGCAAAACTTTCTTGCCTTTGTCCTCCAGGATTTGACTTTGTGGATCCCAATCAGCCTAATTTGGGCTGCAAGTCAAACTTCACAGTGATGAATGATTGCTTTGGGAAGAAGGGTAACGCGAATTACATGTCCCCTCTTCCAAACACTGCCTGGGAAGTTAGCGAATATGATGTATTGACACAAGTGAATGAAGAAACCTGTTCTGAAAATTGTTGGATGGACTGTAATTGTGTGGTGGCAACATTCCGAGACCAAATATGCTACAAGCAAAAGCTTCCGCTTCGATTTGGGAGGAGGAATATTAGCAATCCAACCAAAACATTGGTGAAGACCAGAAGTTTTCCAAGTGGCCTGCCCCCGGACACCAATGTTGTCCCCACAAAGATCACAAACAAGCTCAGTAAGAAGCATGTAATTGTTGGAATAGTTATCATCACCTTCTCCGTATTGGTTTCCCTGTTTTCGGGATACCTGCTTTTCTCACATCGGATATGCAGCTACAACGTACGTACAGGGCAACTTAATTCATCTGATGTGCTTATTGAAGAAATAAATCTGAGATCATTTACCTATGATCAACTTGTACAAGCAACAGATAATTTCAAGGAAGAGATCGGCAGGGGAGCATCTGGGAAGGTTTATAAAGGCTCCTTGGCAAGGAATGGTGGACAAGAAATTGCAGTGAAGCGTCTAGAGAAGATGGTGGATGAAACAGAAGTTGAGTTCCGAAATGAGATGAAGATAATCGGCAGGACCCACCACAAAAATTTGGTTCAATTGATAGGATTTTGCAGTGAGGGGTCGAAAAGGCTTCTCGTGTACGAATTCATGAAGAACGGTTCGCTGGCAACCCTTCTCTTCAAGTCCAAGAAACGTCCAGTTTGGAATGAAAGAATGAGGATTCTGATAGAGATAGCGAGAGGGATCAACTATCTCCATGAAGAGTGTGAGACCCGGATCATCCATTGTGACATTAAGCCACAGAACATACTTATGGGTGAATCTTGGTCTGCCAAGATATCAGATTTCGGGCTTTCGAAGCTACTAAAACCGGATCAAACGAGAACATACACCACGGCGAGGGGGACAAGAGGCTACGTAGCTCCTGAGTGGTACAAGAGCAATGCTCCGATTACAGTAAAAGCAGACGTCTACAGCTTCGGGGTTGTGTTATTCGAGATCATTTGCTGCAGGAAGAACATGGAATTGGCAGTCCCAGATGAAGAAATAGTGCTAATGGATTGGATATATGAATGCTATGTCGGTGGGGAGCTCGGAAAAGTGGTGGGAGAAGAAGTGGTAGACATGGCGGAATTAGAGAAGACAGTGAAAGTGGGACTTTGGTGCGTGCACACAGAAGCAGTTCAGCGCCCATCAATGAAGTCAGTAATCACGATGCTAGAAGGAAACGTTGTGACGCCAGTACCGCCTTTGAAGCCATGTTCTATGTACGTTAATGTCTGA